A section of the Campylobacter porcelli genome encodes:
- the dnaA gene encoding chromosomal replication initiator protein DnaA: protein MLGVEAIEILSQEISKSEMDNYISQIKFNEKSSNSQRVVFIAPNELIARFIQTKYSNKLASIYEIHTGLKPQVIITTQKADLNIKLKDVNVKEIKSQSSLLNPSYTFDNFVVGDSNQFAFISSKQVATNPGKAYNPLFIYGPTGLGKTHLLQSIGNECLENGKTVICITSEQFTSDFIRNVENRTMNKFKEKYRNCDVLLIDDVQFFHKSEKTQEEFFHTFNEIHSKNGQIVMTSDKPPKMLKGFEERLKSRFEWGLMADITPPELDTKIRIIKTKCEFDKIELSDDIIEYIASNMGDNIREIESAIININAFANIMRQNITLEFAKNVIKDQIKEKKEAISLENIIQYVSYEMNIKPSDIKSKNRTKNIVEARRICIYLAKTLTPNSMPQLASHFGLKDHSAVSHNIKKINNLIENDSYFKARLEELKNKILSKE from the coding sequence TTGCTAGGTGTAGAAGCGATTGAAATTTTGAGCCAAGAAATATCAAAAAGTGAGATGGATAACTACATTTCACAGATTAAATTTAATGAAAAAAGCTCAAATTCTCAAAGGGTAGTCTTCATCGCTCCAAATGAACTTATAGCTAGATTTATCCAGACAAAATATTCTAATAAATTAGCTAGTATCTATGAAATTCACACAGGTTTAAAACCTCAAGTTATCATCACAACGCAAAAAGCAGACTTAAATATTAAGTTAAAAGATGTAAATGTAAAAGAGATAAAGAGCCAAAGCTCACTATTAAATCCTAGCTATACATTTGATAATTTTGTCGTTGGAGACTCTAATCAATTTGCTTTTATCAGCTCAAAGCAAGTAGCCACAAACCCTGGAAAAGCCTATAATCCACTATTTATCTATGGTCCAACTGGTCTTGGTAAAACTCATCTTTTACAATCCATAGGAAATGAATGCTTAGAAAATGGCAAAACCGTTATTTGCATTACAAGTGAGCAATTTACAAGTGATTTTATAAGAAATGTAGAAAATAGAACTATGAATAAATTTAAAGAAAAATATCGTAATTGCGATGTTTTATTAATCGATGATGTTCAATTTTTCCATAAATCAGAAAAAACTCAAGAGGAGTTTTTCCATACTTTTAATGAAATTCACTCTAAAAATGGTCAAATAGTTATGACCTCAGACAAACCTCCAAAAATGCTAAAAGGCTTTGAAGAGAGATTAAAAAGTCGTTTTGAGTGGGGACTTATGGCTGATATTACTCCACCAGAGCTAGATACCAAAATTAGAATTATCAAGACTAAATGCGAATTTGACAAAATAGAATTAAGCGATGATATAATAGAATATATCGCTTCAAATATGGGCGATAATATAAGAGAGATAGAAAGCGCTATAATCAATATCAATGCTTTTGCTAATATTATGCGTCAAAATATCACACTTGAATTTGCCAAAAATGTCATAAAAGATCAGATAAAAGAGAAAAAAGAAGCCATAAGCTTAGAAAATATAATACAATATGTATCTTATGAGATGAATATAAAACCAAGTGATATAAAGAGCAAAAATCGCACAAAAAACATTGTAGAAGCTCGTAGAATTTGTATATACTTAGCTAAAACCTTAACCCCAAATTCAATGCCACAACTAGCTTCACATTTTGGGTTAAAAGACCATAGTGCTGTAAGCCATAATATCAAAAAAATTAATAATTTAATAGAAAATGATAGCTATTTTAAAGCTAGATTAGAAGAGTTAAAAAATAAAATATTATCAAAGGAATAG
- the dnaN gene encoding DNA polymerase III subunit beta, protein MKVLIKKNILETIIINTNSYLDKKDLSSITSHIFISAKDSLLTIKATDNEIGLSYKASNVNIIDEGIATANGKKLLDIIKSLKDGEIMLETVQNHLYIKQNNSKYRLPMQKADDFPDFPTIENKKRFNINAANLSKSLKKITNSIENTNSKIELTGALIDIKNENINLVGTDTKRLSIYTLDIKSENEPFSIIIPKKAIVEIQKIFYENIEIYYDENIFISISQNFEFFTKLINGRYPDYARVIPKESKINITLNREKMIEGIKTISMLSEIIKITITPENISFESINNDNSEAKTIIEQKFNIEENIILGVKNRFILDFLSSIEDSEFTLSYNDIGLPFVLSCEELKTIIMPINI, encoded by the coding sequence ATGAAAGTTTTAATCAAAAAAAATATCTTAGAAACAATAATAATAAACACAAATTCATATCTTGATAAAAAAGATCTAAGCTCAATCACATCTCATATATTCATAAGTGCTAAAGACTCTCTTTTAACAATCAAAGCTACAGATAATGAGATTGGACTAAGCTATAAAGCTTCAAATGTAAATATAATTGATGAAGGTATAGCTACTGCAAATGGTAAAAAACTTCTTGATATTATAAAAAGCTTAAAAGATGGCGAAATTATGCTAGAGACAGTTCAAAACCATCTATATATAAAACAAAATAACTCTAAATATCGCCTACCTATGCAAAAAGCTGATGATTTCCCAGATTTCCCAACAATTGAAAATAAAAAAAGATTTAATATAAACGCAGCAAATCTAAGCAAAAGTTTAAAGAAAATCACAAATTCAATAGAAAATACTAATTCCAAAATAGAATTAACAGGTGCATTAATAGATATTAAAAATGAAAATATAAATTTAGTCGGGACAGATACAAAAAGACTTAGCATATACACACTAGATATAAAATCAGAAAATGAACCATTTAGTATAATAATTCCTAAAAAAGCTATAGTTGAAATTCAAAAAATATTCTATGAAAATATCGAAATTTACTATGATGAAAATATATTTATCTCAATTAGCCAAAATTTCGAATTTTTCACAAAATTGATAAATGGACGCTATCCAGACTACGCAAGAGTAATACCAAAAGAGTCTAAAATAAATATAACACTAAATCGTGAAAAAATGATAGAAGGCATTAAAACAATATCAATGCTATCTGAAATTATAAAAATTACAATAACTCCAGAAAATATATCATTTGAAAGTATCAATAATGATAATAGCGAAGCAAAAACCATAATAGAACAAAAATTTAATATAGAAGAAAATATAATACTAGGAGTAAAAAATAGATTTATTCTTGATTTCTTATCAAGTATAGAAGATAGTGAATTTACCTTATCATACAATGATATAGGACTTCCATTTGTGCTTAGCTGCGAAGAGTTAAAAACAATAATAATGCCTATAAATATTTAA
- the gyrB gene encoding DNA topoisomerase (ATP-hydrolyzing) subunit B: protein MENLEKKDYGAGNIKVLKGLEAVRKRPGMYIGDTNINGLHHMIYEVVDNSIDEAMAGYCDTIDIELTNEGSAIITDNGRGIPVDIHPTEKISAATVVLTVLHAGGKFDKDTYKVSGGLHGVGVSVVNALSKKLVLNIKRDGKLHRQEFAEGIPQSDLEVIKTTNRTGTSVEFWPDDTIFEITKFDREILAKRFRELAYLNPKITINFKDQRDGFKESYHFDGGLESFVTDMNKSNPVSKAVSFSGGEDDVIVDFALLYNDTYSENLLSFVNNIKTPDGGTHEAGFRAGLTRAITNYIAANAATREKDTKITGDDIREGLIAVVSVKVPEPQFEGQTKGKLGSSYVKPIVQKMTFEVLCKYFEENPNEAKAIMNKALMAARGREAAKKARDLTRKKDSLNSVGTLPGKLADCQSKDPSESEIYLVEGDSAGGSAKQGRDRVFQAILPLRGKILNVEKSRLDKILKSEEIKNMITAFGCGIGDEFDASKLRYHKIIIMTDADVDGSHIQTLLLTFFFRFLTPIIENGNVYLAQPPLYRYKKGKKEIYLKDEKALNEFLIETGIESEDFQGVGSNDLIDYLKLISTYRTVLNELKKRFNVLSAIRYMIENPDIISKDFKELFEIIKVELDSQNYNILNSYVNENEIRIYVQTPSGLEELVIDDSLFVNPLYIEAVHIYSKMKEREIDLNGDPLEILENIEKSAKKGAYIQRYKGLGEMNPEQLWETTMNPENRRLLKIDVKDMQSASDIFELFMGDEVEPRREYIQAHAKDVKHLDV, encoded by the coding sequence ATGGAAAATTTAGAAAAAAAAGATTATGGCGCTGGAAATATCAAGGTTTTAAAAGGTCTTGAAGCCGTTAGAAAACGCCCTGGAATGTATATAGGCGATACTAATATAAATGGTCTTCATCATATGATCTATGAAGTAGTAGATAACTCCATAGATGAAGCAATGGCTGGATATTGCGATACTATCGATATTGAGCTTACAAATGAAGGCTCAGCTATAATCACAGATAATGGTAGGGGAATTCCAGTAGATATTCATCCAACTGAGAAAATTTCAGCTGCGACTGTGGTTTTAACCGTTCTGCACGCTGGGGGTAAATTTGATAAAGATACATATAAAGTATCAGGCGGACTTCATGGAGTTGGTGTATCAGTTGTCAATGCTCTATCTAAAAAATTAGTTTTAAATATAAAAAGAGATGGCAAACTTCATCGCCAAGAATTCGCCGAAGGCATACCTCAAAGCGATTTAGAAGTTATCAAAACTACAAATAGAACTGGAACTAGCGTAGAGTTTTGGCCTGATGATACTATCTTTGAAATAACTAAATTTGATAGAGAAATTTTAGCCAAAAGATTTAGAGAATTAGCATATTTAAATCCAAAAATTACTATAAATTTCAAAGACCAAAGAGATGGATTTAAAGAGAGTTATCACTTTGATGGCGGACTTGAGAGCTTTGTAACTGATATGAATAAGAGCAATCCAGTAAGCAAAGCTGTGAGCTTTAGCGGTGGGGAAGATGATGTTATAGTTGATTTTGCTCTTTTATATAATGATACATATAGCGAAAATTTATTAAGCTTTGTAAATAATATTAAAACCCCTGATGGCGGAACTCACGAAGCTGGATTTAGAGCTGGGCTTACTAGAGCTATTACAAACTACATAGCAGCAAATGCCGCTACTCGTGAAAAAGATACTAAAATCACTGGAGATGATATAAGAGAAGGTCTTATAGCTGTTGTAAGTGTCAAGGTTCCAGAGCCACAATTTGAAGGGCAAACTAAAGGCAAACTTGGCTCAAGCTATGTAAAACCAATAGTCCAAAAGATGACTTTTGAAGTGCTTTGTAAATATTTTGAAGAAAATCCAAACGAAGCAAAAGCCATTATGAATAAAGCTCTAATGGCAGCTCGTGGTAGGGAAGCAGCTAAAAAAGCAAGAGATTTAACACGCAAAAAAGATAGTTTAAATAGCGTTGGAACATTGCCTGGTAAATTAGCTGATTGTCAAAGCAAAGACCCAAGTGAGAGCGAAATTTACCTTGTTGAGGGCGATTCTGCTGGAGGCTCAGCAAAGCAAGGTCGTGATAGAGTATTTCAAGCTATTTTGCCACTTCGTGGTAAAATTTTAAATGTAGAAAAGAGTAGGCTTGATAAAATTTTAAAATCCGAAGAGATAAAAAATATGATAACCGCATTTGGTTGTGGTATCGGTGATGAGTTTGATGCTAGTAAGCTAAGATACCATAAAATCATCATTATGACTGATGCTGATGTCGATGGAAGCCATATCCAAACCCTACTTCTTACATTTTTCTTTAGATTTCTTACACCAATTATCGAAAATGGAAATGTCTATTTAGCTCAGCCACCACTTTATAGATATAAAAAAGGCAAAAAAGAAATTTATTTAAAAGATGAAAAAGCCTTAAATGAATTCCTTATAGAAACTGGCATTGAGAGCGAAGATTTCCAAGGAGTTGGTAGTAATGATTTGATAGATTATCTAAAATTAATTAGCACATATAGAACGGTTTTAAATGAGCTTAAAAAGCGTTTTAATGTCCTAAGTGCGATTAGATATATGATAGAAAATCCAGATATTATAAGTAAAGATTTCAAAGAGTTATTTGAGATTATAAAAGTTGAGCTAGATAGTCAAAACTATAATATTTTAAACTCATATGTCAATGAAAATGAGATTAGAATTTATGTCCAAACACCAAGCGGACTTGAAGAGTTAGTTATAGATGACTCTTTATTTGTCAATCCTTTATACATTGAGGCAGTTCATATATACTCTAAGATGAAAGAGCGTGAGATCGATCTTAATGGGGATCCTTTAGAAATCTTAGAAAATATCGAAAAAAGTGCGAAAAAAGGTGCTTATATCCAGCGTTACAAAGGTTTAGGTGAGATGAATCCAGAGCAACTTTGGGAGACTACTATGAATCCAGAAAATCGCCGTTTGCTTAAAATAGATGTCAAAGATATGCAAAGTGCAAGTGATATATTTGAGCTATTTATGGGTGATGAGGTCGAGCCAAGGCGAGAGTATATCCAAGCTCATGCTAAAGATGTTAAGCATTTAGATGTATAA
- the queF gene encoding preQ(1) synthase, translating to MQNLKYGEKIIAQFDLDKDFEIWPNSANKDYAIKITLPEFACFCPRSGYPDFATIYLTYVPDKFVVELKALKLYINSFLNRHISHEASINEIYDTLDSKLKPKYLRVVGDFNPRGNVHTIIEVDSNMIREQKYDTSSIEFQSTRKFN from the coding sequence ATGCAAAATTTAAAATATGGTGAAAAAATCATAGCCCAATTTGACCTTGATAAGGATTTTGAGATATGGCCAAATAGTGCTAATAAAGATTACGCTATTAAAATTACACTACCTGAGTTTGCTTGTTTTTGTCCAAGGAGTGGCTATCCAGATTTTGCTACAATTTATCTTACATATGTTCCTGATAAATTTGTAGTAGAGTTAAAAGCTTTAAAACTATATATCAATAGCTTTTTAAATCGCCATATCAGCCACGAAGCTAGTATAAATGAAATTTATGATACATTAGATAGTAAGTTAAAACCAAAATATTTAAGAGTTGTGGGTGATTTTAATCCAAGGGGCAATGTCCATACAATCATAGAAGTAGATAGTAATATGATAAGAGAGCAAAAATATGATACAAGCTCTATTGAATTCCAAAGTACTAGGAAATTTAACTAA
- a CDS encoding methionyl-tRNA formyltransferase yields MSLGGGTNLNRNLKIGYFADGIWSHNAFKIIIKDPNMQIAFICVRNGSDDEILAKFAKDYGIEILKHKDINSLEFISKIAKFKCDILVSMSFDQIFKRQVIDLTPLGAINCHAGALPFYRGRNILNWALINDEKSFGITVHYIDEGIDTGDIILQKHYEINDSDDYSTLLQTAHNQCGYVLYEALKMILGGDFKPIKQSNIDKYGFYCTQRKFGDEMIDWNQNSRDVFNFIRAITHPAPLARAIINDKEMKIIKAIYHQNAPTYKCVNGAIVGISKNGFWVKCADKALEITEFEYEGRIKIGDRFKIS; encoded by the coding sequence ATGAGCTTAGGGGGGGGTACAAACCTTAATAGAAATTTAAAAATCGGCTACTTCGCTGATGGGATTTGGTCTCATAATGCTTTTAAAATAATCATTAAAGACCCAAATATGCAAATTGCTTTTATCTGCGTTAGAAATGGCTCAGATGATGAAATTTTAGCTAAATTTGCCAAAGATTATGGGATTGAGATTTTAAAACATAAAGATATAAATTCGCTTGAGTTTATATCCAAAATTGCTAAATTTAAGTGTGATATTTTGGTCTCTATGTCATTTGACCAAATTTTTAAACGCCAAGTTATAGATCTAACACCACTTGGTGCGATCAACTGTCACGCTGGTGCTTTGCCATTTTATCGTGGTAGAAATATCTTAAATTGGGCTTTGATAAATGATGAAAAGAGCTTTGGTATCACTGTGCATTATATAGATGAAGGAATTGATACAGGCGATATAATTTTACAAAAGCACTATGAGATTAACGATAGTGATGACTACTCCACACTGCTACAAACGGCTCACAACCAGTGTGGGTATGTTTTATATGAGGCTTTAAAGATGATTTTAGGTGGAGATTTTAAGCCAATTAAGCAATCAAATATCGATAAATACGGCTTTTACTGCACACAAAGAAAATTTGGCGATGAGATGATTGATTGGAATCAAAATAGCCGTGATGTGTTTAACTTTATCCGTGCGATCACTCATCCAGCTCCACTAGCAAGGGCTATAATAAATGATAAAGAGATGAAAATAATAAAAGCAATATATCATCAAAATGCTCCAACATATAAGTGCGTAAATGGCGCTATAGTGGGAATTAGCAAAAATGGATTTTGGGTAAAATGCGCTGATAAGGCGCTAGAGATTACTGAATTTGAGTATGAAGGTAGGATTAAAATCGGCGATAGATTTAAAATTTCTTAA
- the nfo gene encoding deoxyribonuclease IV: MKRIGAHVSASGGVANAVQNAVNIGADAFALFVKNQRQWSAKPLTQSDINEFKSNLNKSNIKPEYILAHNSYLVNLGHPDPQARTKSFDSFLDEIKRCEALGIELINFHPGSHLKQISEDECLELIAQQMNALLQNSSNIKLVIENTAGQGSNLGYKFEHLAALIAMSKDSSRVGVCIDTCHLFASGYDIRDDESYAKTMSEFDKIVGYKYLSGMHVNDSKGALGSRKDRHDSLGVGLIGKQAFKSIMNDPKIDEIPLILETIDESIWADEIKMLRDFID, from the coding sequence ATGAAGCGTATCGGAGCCCATGTAAGTGCAAGTGGTGGAGTGGCAAATGCGGTGCAAAATGCCGTAAATATCGGAGCGGATGCCTTTGCTTTGTTTGTTAAAAATCAAAGACAATGGAGTGCAAAGCCACTAACCCAAAGCGATATTAATGAGTTTAAATCAAATTTAAATAAATCCAATATAAAGCCAGAGTATATCCTAGCTCATAATAGCTATTTGGTAAATTTAGGTCATCCAGATCCACAAGCTAGGACTAAGAGTTTTGACTCATTTTTAGATGAGATTAAAAGGTGCGAAGCCTTAGGGATTGAGCTTATTAACTTTCATCCAGGCTCACATCTAAAGCAAATAAGCGAAGATGAGTGCTTGGAGTTAATAGCACAACAGATGAATGCTCTACTTCAAAACTCATCAAATATCAAGCTAGTTATCGAAAATACCGCCGGTCAAGGTAGCAATCTAGGATATAAATTTGAGCATCTAGCAGCATTGATCGCTATGAGTAAGGATAGCAGTCGTGTAGGCGTGTGTATCGATACTTGCCATCTATTTGCTAGTGGTTATGATATTAGAGATGATGAGAGTTATGCTAAAACTATGAGCGAATTTGATAAGATAGTTGGGTATAAATACCTTAGCGGAATGCATGTAAATGATAGCAAAGGAGCTCTTGGCTCACGCAAAGATCGCCACGATAGCTTAGGAGTGGGGCTAATTGGTAAGCAAGCCTTTAAATCCATTATGAATGATCCTAAAATCGATGAAATTCCTTTGATTTTAGAGACTATTGATGAGAGTATTTGGGCTGATGAGATTAAGATGCTTAGAGATTTTATAGATTAA